The sequence AAATGATATCGCACGGGAAAGTACAGACCACACCTTTCCGCAAGGCGTAAAGGTGGGCCACCCCGAGTCAACGAAATTCAATATTGGCTCGGGTGGCACACTTTCAGCCGAGGAACGAGGCTGAAGGTGTGGTGTTCAAGAAAATCAATAATTCGTCGTCTGGTCGATCTTGCCGTGGCGTTTGGCGTAATGTTCGAAGCGGTTGAAGGCCTTGTAGCTGGCGACGGCGGTCAGCGCGGTGAGCAGCGCGAGGACCAGGACCAGCAGCCAGTCGGGCATCCAGACCAGGTGCCGGTCGAAGCCGACGACGCCGAAAGCGCGCCGGCAGCCCTCGATCCAGTAGGTCAGCGGGCTGGCCCAGGCCAGCGGCCGCAGCCAGGCCGGCAGGTAAGAGGTCGGGTAAAGGACGCCGCAGATCAGCAACAACGTGCCGCCGACCCCCTCGGCCAGCAGCATCGCGTGGCGGGCGGTCACCAGCAGCAAGCCGGCGAAGAACAAGCCCAGCGCCAGGGTCGCCGGCAGGCCGAGCGCCAGCATGGCCAGCAGATACAGCCAGTGAATATGGCTCCAGCCGATCGGCAGATGCAGCCACCAGGCGCCGACGGCGATGATCAGCGCGACGCTCGACAGCGCCACCAGGACGAAGGTCACGGCGCGGCCAAAAATCTTCCAGATGAAGGGCGTCGGCGCGATGTAGACGTAGCGGATGAGCTGGTAGTGTTCGCGGTCGGAGATGATCGCCCACGACAAGCCGCCGGCCAGGGTGCCGAAAATCGAAAAAATGGCGTTGCCCACGAAGATGGCGAGGAAGCGCGGGTCGGCGGACGGCGCGGCGCTGACAACCTTGAACAGAAAATAGAGCAGCACGCACAGCGACAGCGGCCGAATCGCGGCGTACAGCAGGTAAAGCGGCGCGCTGGTCCAGTTCGACTCGATTTTCCAGCCGATCTTCATCGAGGCGCGGAAGGCGCGCAGCCGTTTGCGAAATTCCATCATTGCCACCGCAAAGTCATGGTGCCGTCGCGCTTGCCCTTTTGCTCGAGGCGCTTCATCAGCCGTTCGGCACCGATCGTGAACGCGACGGTCATCGCCAGAAGAATCGCCGCTTCGCTCGCCGGCGAGAGAAACCCGATATTCTGCTGATGGACGATCATCAGTTGCCGGATGCCGTCGAGGCCGAGGGTCAGCGGGATCAGCGCGGCAATCAGCAGCATCACGGGGCCGAATTTATTGACCGGAAAAAACAGGCCCGAGAGCAGGTAGACCGGCTCCATCAGGATCATGTTCAACTTCAGGCCGAGCCGGCCGACCATGAAGTAGATGCTCGAGGCCGCCATGCCCAGGGAAAAAAGCGAGGTCATCGTCAGCAAAAAAAGCGCGATCAGCAGCCCCGGTTCCCGGATCGCGAACTCGACC comes from Myxococcales bacterium and encodes:
- a CDS encoding ABC transporter permease, giving the protein MEFRKRLRAFRASMKIGWKIESNWTSAPLYLLYAAIRPLSLCVLLYFLFKVVSAAPSADPRFLAIFVGNAIFSIFGTLAGGLSWAIISDREHYQLIRYVYIAPTPFIWKIFGRAVTFVLVALSSVALIIAVGAWWLHLPIGWSHIHWLYLLAMLALGLPATLALGLFFAGLLLVTARHAMLLAEGVGGTLLLICGVLYPTSYLPAWLRPLAWASPLTYWIEGCRRAFGVVGFDRHLVWMPDWLLVLVLALLTALTAVASYKAFNRFEHYAKRHGKIDQTTNY
- a CDS encoding ABC transporter permease, with protein sequence MSMNSLILAWRAIRARAYVRVVGGNRELSWLFSEVVLPVVSLAAYIFIYRSLNAPRQYEALVVLGGAMIPFWVGVLWGMASQFYWEKEMGNLDLFMASPMHPVSLLLGMAVGGMFMSLVRATGVILVGVFVFRVEFAIREPGLLIALFLLTMTSLFSLGMAASSIYFMVGRLGLKLNMILMEPVYLLSGLFFPVNKFGPVMLLIAALIPLTLGLDGIRQLMIVHQQNIGFLSPASEAAILLAMTVAFTIGAERLMKRLEQKGKRDGTMTLRWQ